A single Parabacteroides timonensis DNA region contains:
- a CDS encoding Lrp/AsnC family transcriptional regulator → MATLDQIDIKILQALQNNAKVNMKELSAELNISKTPVYERVKRLEEEGYIRNYVALVDNKKVGLPLVVFCNVSLAVHNDEHIQRFKAEIQEIDEVMECYSIGGIYDFFLKVVVKDLAAYDQFVFNKLTKVNGIVKMQSSFVLNEIKHTTALKVVPGE, encoded by the coding sequence ATGGCAACACTGGATCAGATCGATATTAAAATTTTACAGGCTTTGCAGAATAATGCCAAAGTGAATATGAAAGAGCTTTCGGCGGAGCTGAATATCTCGAAAACGCCTGTCTACGAACGGGTGAAAAGGCTGGAAGAAGAAGGCTATATCAGGAATTATGTCGCCCTGGTGGATAATAAGAAGGTAGGACTTCCGCTCGTGGTTTTCTGCAACGTCTCGCTGGCGGTGCACAACGATGAGCATATCCAGCGGTTCAAAGCAGAGATACAAGAGATCGACGAGGTGATGGAATGTTATTCGATCGGCGGCATCTACGACTTCTTTCTCAAGGTGGTTGTTAAAGATCTGGCCGCATACGACCAGTTTGTCTTTAACAAGCTTACCAAAGTAAATGGCATCGTCAAGATGCAAAGTTCGTTCGTGTTGAATGAGATCAAGCATACAACCGCCTTGAAGGTGGTGCCGGGTGAATGA
- a CDS encoding DMT family transporter has product MAKNNLTYWYHLIAIITVIIWGTTFVSTKILIHNGLSPVDILFYRFALAYVCIWFISPKVLFARSKRDELMFVAAGLCGGSIYFITENTALGITLASNVSLIICTAPILTAFLSLLFYRGEKIKPNLIYGSVMALIGVAFVVFNGSFLLKINPLGDMLTLIAALMWAFYCLILKQMGNRYPTLLITRKVFFYGLVTLTPMFLFHPLNTDTAILFRPVVAANLLFLGVVASMLCYIMWNTAVKELGPFRTANYIYIVPLVTLITSAIVIDEIITVIALIGSVFILSGVYIAERGFHFKNVSV; this is encoded by the coding sequence ATGGCAAAGAATAATCTGACTTACTGGTATCATCTGATCGCAATCATCACGGTTATTATCTGGGGTACGACTTTCGTTTCGACAAAAATCCTGATTCATAACGGACTGTCTCCCGTCGACATTCTTTTCTACCGTTTCGCGCTGGCTTATGTCTGCATCTGGTTTATTTCGCCCAAGGTGCTGTTCGCTAGGAGTAAACGGGATGAGCTTATGTTCGTAGCCGCCGGACTTTGCGGGGGATCGATCTATTTTATTACCGAAAATACGGCACTGGGGATCACGCTGGCTTCAAACGTGTCGCTCATCATCTGCACCGCTCCTATCCTGACGGCGTTTCTTTCGCTCCTGTTTTACCGCGGGGAGAAGATCAAACCGAATCTGATCTACGGCTCGGTCATGGCGCTGATCGGGGTGGCGTTTGTCGTGTTCAACGGTAGTTTTCTACTGAAGATCAATCCACTGGGGGATATGTTAACGCTGATCGCAGCGTTGATGTGGGCGTTTTACTGCCTGATACTGAAACAGATGGGGAACCGGTATCCGACATTGCTGATTACCCGGAAGGTGTTTTTCTACGGGCTTGTCACATTAACCCCGATGTTCCTGTTCCATCCGTTGAATACGGATACGGCGATACTCTTCCGCCCGGTCGTTGCAGCTAACCTGCTGTTCCTGGGTGTGGTAGCATCGATGCTTTGTTACATCATGTGGAACACGGCAGTCAAAGAGCTGGGTCCGTTCCGCACGGCCAACTATATCTATATTGTCCCGCTGGTGACGCTGATCACTTCCGCCATCGTGATCGACGAAATCATCACAGTGATCGCCCTGATCGGATCGGTCTTTATCCTGAGCGGGGTTTATATTGCGGAGAGGGGGTTTCATTTTAAAAATGTCTCAGTTTGA
- a CDS encoding ORF6N domain-containing protein produces the protein MNEIQLIQSKIYEIRGQKVMLDKDLAEMYGTETGQLKRAVRRNIERFEGEDFMFELTKEELSRCQIGTLNKGSGSNFKYMPFAFTELGVAMLSSVLNSKISIEINRGIMRAFVAVRHQILNPTTDKFTALKQEIKDLKEYIEETFTDYNDINEDTRIQLELINKTLAELQVQKTLSDKPRNPVGFVKPK, from the coding sequence ATGAACGAAATACAATTAATCCAAAGTAAGATCTATGAAATAAGAGGTCAAAAAGTGATGCTGGACAAAGATCTAGCTGAAATGTACGGAACTGAAACCGGACAATTAAAACGGGCAGTAAGACGTAACATTGAACGCTTTGAAGGCGAGGACTTTATGTTTGAACTTACAAAGGAAGAACTTTCAAGATGCCAAATTGGCACCTTGAACAAAGGGAGTGGAAGCAACTTTAAATACATGCCTTTTGCTTTTACAGAGTTAGGAGTGGCAATGCTTAGCAGTGTTCTTAATTCAAAGATTTCAATAGAGATAAACAGAGGTATTATGCGAGCTTTTGTTGCAGTCCGTCACCAAATATTGAATCCTACGACAGATAAGTTCACAGCGCTTAAGCAGGAAATAAAAGACCTGAAAGAATATATCGAAGAGACGTTCACCGATTACAACGACATCAACGAAGATACCCGGATACAACTTGAATTAATCAATAAAACACTGGCTGAATTGCAAGTACAAAAGACACTATCAGATAAGCCACGTAACCCGGTAGGCTTTGTGAAGCCAAAATAA
- a CDS encoding DJ-1/PfpI family protein codes for MSKKVAVLAVNPVNGSGLFQYLEAFFENGISYKVFAVAETAEIKTNSGIKLIVDDVIANLKGHEDEFDALVFGCGDAVPVFSENADKQYNQDMLAVIKAFGDKGKIMIGHCAAAMMFEIAGVAKGKKVAVHPLAKPAIQSAQATDEKSEIDGNFYTAQCENAIWTMLPQVVEALK; via the coding sequence ATGTCAAAGAAAGTAGCAGTTTTAGCAGTAAATCCGGTGAACGGATCAGGGTTGTTCCAGTATCTGGAAGCATTTTTTGAAAACGGAATTTCTTATAAGGTGTTTGCTGTTGCCGAGACGGCAGAGATCAAGACAAATTCTGGTATCAAGCTGATCGTGGATGATGTGATCGCCAACCTGAAAGGGCATGAGGACGAGTTCGATGCGCTGGTGTTCGGTTGCGGCGATGCCGTTCCGGTGTTCAGCGAAAATGCCGACAAGCAGTACAACCAGGATATGCTGGCCGTTATCAAAGCCTTTGGTGATAAAGGCAAGATCATGATCGGACATTGTGCCGCCGCGATGATGTTTGAGATCGCAGGCGTTGCGAAAGGAAAGAAAGTGGCCGTTCACCCGTTGGCAAAGCCTGCCATCCAGTCTGCCCAGGCTACCGACGAAAAATCCGAGATAGATGGTAATTTCTACACAGCACAGTGCGAAAACGCTATCTGGACGATGCTGCCGCAGGTGGTCGAGGCACTGAAGTAA
- a CDS encoding winged helix-turn-helix transcriptional regulator: MKNFHPTGNCPVRDVLSRLGDKWSMLVLTTLSANGTMRFSDIHKTIDDISQRMLTVTLRTLESDGLVHRKVYPEVPPRVEYCLTEMGTTLMPHIQNLVDWALGHMDEILTSRETVTNR, from the coding sequence ATGAAAAATTTTCATCCTACAGGAAATTGCCCGGTCCGGGACGTCCTCAGCCGGCTTGGCGACAAATGGTCGATGCTGGTCCTGACTACACTGAGTGCGAACGGCACGATGCGTTTCAGCGACATCCACAAGACCATCGACGATATCTCACAACGGATGCTGACCGTCACGCTCCGTACCCTCGAATCCGACGGCCTTGTGCACCGCAAAGTCTATCCCGAAGTGCCGCCCCGCGTGGAATATTGCCTCACGGAAATGGGCACGACGCTCATGCCTCATATCCAGAACCTGGTAGATTGGGCACTCGGACATATGGACGAGATTCTGACCAGCCGGGAGACGGTCACAAACAGGTAA
- a CDS encoding helix-turn-helix transcriptional regulator produces the protein MESKELNNKIKVYRAMKNISQEELAIAIGVTRKTINTIETGKYVPSTILALKIARYFNVPVEAIFELNEVEEITHPKQY, from the coding sequence ATGGAGAGTAAAGAACTGAATAACAAAATAAAAGTATACCGGGCAATGAAAAATATCAGCCAGGAAGAACTGGCCATTGCCATCGGGGTTACCCGCAAAACCATAAATACCATCGAAACAGGTAAATATGTTCCTTCAACTATCCTTGCATTAAAGATTGCCCGGTACTTCAATGTTCCTGTCGAAGCTATTTTCGAATTGAATGAAGTTGAAGAGATTACACACCCAAAACAATATTAG
- a CDS encoding helix-turn-helix domain-containing protein — translation MAKIKDKKQYDAACARIEELLKVVNNNTPTDNKNFLELDLLSDLVADYEEEHFPVETPLLVDVLKLRMYEMNLTQTKLSELLSVSPSRISEYLSGKCEPTLKVARDISRKLHIDANIVLGV, via the coding sequence ATGGCAAAGATAAAAGATAAAAAACAGTATGATGCAGCCTGTGCAAGAATAGAAGAACTGCTGAAGGTTGTAAATAACAATACACCTACTGATAACAAGAATTTCCTTGAACTGGATTTGCTTTCGGACTTAGTAGCCGATTACGAAGAAGAACATTTTCCAGTGGAAACCCCTCTTCTGGTAGATGTACTTAAGCTTCGTATGTATGAAATGAATCTTACCCAGACAAAGCTCTCAGAGTTGTTGAGTGTCAGTCCTTCCCGGATTAGTGAGTATCTTTCCGGTAAATGTGAACCGACATTAAAGGTAGCCAGAGATATAAGCCGGAAATTACATATTGATGCTAATATTGTTTTGGGTGTGTAA
- a CDS encoding type II toxin-antitoxin system HigB family toxin, with translation MRIITFAAIREYSKKHADADVALRDWYKKTERSDWSCLADVKQTFNSVDFVGNDRFVFNIKGNDYRLVAIILFAVRKVFIRFIGTHNEYDKIDCSKI, from the coding sequence ATGAGAATAATCACATTTGCAGCCATAAGAGAATATTCTAAGAAACATGCTGATGCAGATGTCGCTTTGAGAGATTGGTATAAAAAGACGGAAAGAAGCGATTGGTCATGCCTGGCAGATGTAAAGCAAACATTCAATAGTGTTGATTTTGTGGGCAATGACCGATTTGTTTTTAATATAAAAGGTAATGACTATAGATTGGTTGCTATCATATTATTTGCTGTCAGAAAAGTTTTCATTCGCTTTATAGGCACACATAATGAATACGATAAAATAGATTGTTCTAAGATATAG
- a CDS encoding DsrE family protein: MNDKLNILWTTDNKDTIFNMLSMYTLNSKKRGWWKEVNVILWGASVKLAAQDTQVQTEILEMLQAGVTVEACQDCCERFEVKPIIEKLGVTVRYMGAPLTEYLKNGEKILTL, from the coding sequence ATGAACGACAAATTAAACATTCTCTGGACAACCGACAATAAAGACACCATATTCAATATGTTATCGATGTACACCCTCAACTCCAAAAAGAGAGGCTGGTGGAAAGAAGTGAACGTGATCCTTTGGGGAGCCTCCGTTAAGCTCGCCGCCCAGGATACGCAGGTGCAGACGGAAATCCTGGAAATGCTTCAAGCAGGCGTCACCGTCGAAGCCTGCCAGGACTGCTGCGAAAGGTTCGAAGTGAAGCCAATCATCGAGAAACTGGGTGTTACCGTCAGATACATGGGAGCCCCGCTAACCGAATATCTCAAGAACGGAGAAAAAATATTGACCCTTTAA
- a CDS encoding DUF3788 family protein has translation MEPLILKDKNVFPTNEVIADVLKASFPAFEEFSASAAAADLTLEWNYYNDGKAWLCKVLSKKKNLAWLVVYQSFFKVTSYFTEKHLDRIAGMEITESIKEEFYRAKPSGKLIPMTVTITEKEQVKDALSMILFKKGLK, from the coding sequence ATGGAACCTCTGATTTTAAAAGACAAAAACGTTTTCCCCACTAATGAAGTCATCGCCGACGTTCTGAAGGCTAGTTTTCCCGCATTCGAAGAATTCAGCGCATCGGCCGCAGCCGCCGACCTGACACTCGAATGGAACTATTACAACGACGGGAAGGCCTGGTTATGCAAAGTTCTGTCGAAGAAGAAAAACCTTGCCTGGCTGGTTGTCTACCAGAGCTTTTTCAAAGTCACTTCCTACTTCACGGAAAAACACCTGGACCGTATCGCCGGAATGGAAATTACGGAAAGCATCAAAGAAGAATTCTACCGGGCCAAACCCAGCGGAAAACTCATCCCTATGACCGTTACCATCACCGAAAAAGAGCAGGTGAAGGATGCCTTATCGATGATACTTTTCAAAAAAGGATTAAAATAA
- a CDS encoding GNAT family N-acetyltransferase, with translation MIRKLEKTAYNTATDLALDVYIHCGRSDFNDEGLESFKSFIYNEQLMDELTIYGAFEQNELIGILGTKNNGKHISLFFIKPEHHRKGIGKKLFDYMENDSPVSEITVNSSTYAIPFYKQLGFEPTGEIQSVNGMTFLPMKK, from the coding sequence ATGATACGCAAGCTAGAAAAAACAGCATACAACACAGCAACCGACCTCGCACTCGATGTATATATCCATTGTGGCCGGTCGGACTTCAACGACGAAGGGTTGGAGAGTTTCAAAAGTTTTATTTACAATGAACAGCTCATGGACGAACTGACCATCTACGGGGCTTTTGAACAGAACGAACTTATCGGTATCCTGGGAACGAAGAACAACGGGAAACATATTTCGTTATTCTTCATCAAACCGGAACACCATAGAAAAGGAATAGGAAAAAAGCTTTTCGACTATATGGAAAACGATTCTCCGGTTTCCGAAATAACCGTCAACTCGTCCACATATGCTATTCCTTTCTACAAACAGCTGGGCTTCGAACCCACAGGCGAGATACAAAGTGTCAACGGAATGACATTTCTCCCTATGAAGAAATAA
- a CDS encoding aspartate dehydrogenase domain-containing protein, whose product MEKLVIVGCGRLGGIVADAVIKGILPEYELVGVYSRTVSKAENLAARMQQHGKPCRVCATIEELLALKPDYLVEAASPAAMKELALPALKNGTSIVTLSIGALADDLFYREVAETAKANGTRVYLASGATGGFDVLRTAALMGNATARFFNEKGPNALKGTAVYDESLQTEQRVVFSGNAVEAIQLFPTKVNVTVAASRASVGPANMEVTMQSTPGFTGDTQWVEIRNDQVHAVIDVYSATAEIAGWSVVNTLLNITSPIVF is encoded by the coding sequence ATGGAAAAGTTAGTAATTGTTGGATGCGGACGGCTCGGAGGTATCGTGGCCGACGCTGTAATCAAAGGCATTTTGCCCGAATATGAGTTAGTGGGGGTCTACTCCCGCACAGTCTCCAAAGCAGAAAACCTGGCTGCCCGGATGCAACAACACGGGAAACCTTGCCGGGTATGTGCGACCATCGAAGAATTGCTTGCCCTGAAACCGGACTATCTGGTGGAAGCCGCCTCGCCTGCCGCCATGAAAGAGCTGGCGTTGCCTGCACTGAAAAACGGCACTTCCATTGTCACCCTTTCGATCGGGGCGCTGGCCGACGACCTCTTTTATCGCGAGGTAGCGGAGACAGCCAAGGCAAACGGCACCCGTGTCTACCTGGCCTCCGGGGCTACCGGCGGCTTCGATGTGCTGCGGACTGCCGCCCTGATGGGAAACGCCACCGCCCGTTTTTTCAACGAGAAAGGCCCTAACGCCCTGAAAGGAACCGCTGTCTACGATGAATCGCTGCAAACGGAACAGCGCGTCGTCTTCTCCGGAAATGCGGTGGAAGCCATCCAACTCTTCCCGACGAAAGTCAATGTTACGGTAGCGGCCTCACGGGCTTCGGTAGGACCAGCGAACATGGAGGTGACAATGCAGTCCACCCCCGGATTTACGGGCGATACCCAGTGGGTAGAGATCAGGAACGATCAGGTGCATGCCGTCATCGACGTCTACAGCGCAACGGCAGAGATAGCAGGATGGTCGGTAGTGAACACCCTGCTCAATATCACCTCACCCATCGTATTCTGA
- a CDS encoding D-isomer specific 2-hydroxyacid dehydrogenase family protein — MFNKLVAIEPVSLIPSAEKKLQDFAKEVVMYDDIPAGDEEVAARIGDADAVLLSYTSRIERAALEKCPNVRYIGMCCSLYSPESANVDIRYANERGIVVTGIRDYGDEGVVEYVISELVRCLHGFGQEAWDEMPREITGLKVGIVGLGKSGGMIADALKFFGADVAYFARSEKEEARRKGYRFLPLGELLAQSEVVCCCLNKNTVLLHEAEFKQLGNKKILFNTGLSPAWDETPFVKWLEGDNLCFCDTAGALGNAQLLSHPHVRCMQVSTGRTRQAFDRLSEKVLANLSEYDG, encoded by the coding sequence ATGTTCAATAAACTTGTGGCGATAGAGCCTGTAAGCCTGATTCCGTCAGCAGAAAAGAAATTGCAAGATTTTGCGAAAGAAGTAGTTATGTACGATGACATACCCGCGGGAGATGAAGAGGTGGCTGCCCGTATCGGGGATGCGGACGCTGTCCTTTTGAGTTACACCTCCCGGATCGAACGGGCGGCACTGGAGAAATGCCCGAATGTCCGCTATATCGGGATGTGCTGTTCCCTTTACTCGCCGGAGAGCGCCAATGTCGATATCCGCTATGCCAACGAGCGGGGGATTGTTGTGACCGGTATCCGCGATTATGGCGACGAAGGGGTGGTGGAGTATGTTATCAGCGAGCTGGTTCGTTGCCTGCACGGCTTCGGACAGGAGGCATGGGATGAAATGCCTCGCGAGATCACCGGATTGAAAGTGGGGATCGTCGGGCTGGGTAAGTCCGGTGGGATGATTGCCGATGCCTTGAAGTTCTTCGGTGCCGATGTCGCCTATTTCGCCCGGAGCGAGAAGGAAGAGGCACGTAGGAAAGGTTACCGTTTCCTGCCACTGGGTGAGCTGCTGGCACAAAGCGAAGTGGTTTGCTGCTGCCTGAATAAGAACACGGTCTTGCTGCATGAAGCGGAATTTAAGCAGCTCGGTAATAAAAAGATATTGTTCAATACAGGGTTGTCTCCTGCCTGGGACGAGACCCCGTTTGTGAAGTGGCTGGAAGGCGACAACCTTTGTTTCTGTGATACTGCAGGTGCTTTGGGCAACGCCCAGTTGTTGAGCCATCCGCACGTACGTTGCATGCAGGTGTCGACCGGCCGTACACGCCAGGCGTTCGACCGCCTGAGCGAAAAAGTACTGGCCAACCTCTCAGAATACGATGGGTGA
- a CDS encoding VOC family protein: protein METKQATINRINIVIDCKDAGLMASFYSRLLNWQWTHPQANGWSAITSPTGMVIAFQEIEEYEPPVWPWQEGRQGQMLHLDFYVDDLEEAVRHALSLGASLAGEQYFKTSRTLLDPSGHPFCLDTDEPE, encoded by the coding sequence ATGGAAACAAAGCAAGCAACAATCAACCGGATCAACATCGTGATCGACTGTAAGGACGCGGGCCTCATGGCCTCCTTTTACAGCCGCCTCCTCAACTGGCAGTGGACACACCCGCAGGCAAACGGCTGGTCGGCCATCACCTCGCCCACCGGCATGGTCATCGCCTTCCAGGAGATAGAAGAATACGAACCGCCCGTCTGGCCCTGGCAAGAAGGGAGACAGGGACAAATGCTCCACCTCGACTTCTACGTCGACGACCTGGAGGAAGCCGTCCGCCACGCCCTCAGCCTGGGAGCCAGCTTGGCCGGCGAGCAATACTTCAAAACTTCCCGTACACTGCTCGACCCCTCCGGCCATCCTTTCTGCCTGGATACGGACGAACCGGAATAA
- a CDS encoding GrpB family protein codes for MKNKNLNEMSNEELWQLFPIILSAHDRDWPKRYETEKDCLVKAVGAENIVRISHIGSTSVPGLTAKPTIDILLEIQLETDLIRLIPTIEAEGYIYSPQPGNPPPHMMFMKGYTPEGFKGQAFHLHIRYSGDWDELYFRDYLLSHPDTAQAYGELKVKLQKEYEHDRDGYTDAKTGFIREITNRAKEQITHPSTTE; via the coding sequence ATGAAAAATAAGAATTTGAACGAAATGAGTAACGAAGAACTCTGGCAGCTGTTCCCGATCATCCTCTCGGCACACGACCGGGACTGGCCCAAGCGTTACGAAACAGAAAAAGACTGCCTCGTGAAAGCCGTAGGAGCGGAAAATATCGTCCGCATCAGCCATATCGGAAGCACATCCGTACCGGGACTGACAGCCAAACCGACGATTGACATATTGCTGGAAATACAGCTGGAAACCGACCTCATCCGCCTCATCCCGACCATCGAAGCGGAGGGTTACATCTATTCCCCCCAACCCGGGAATCCGCCTCCTCATATGATGTTTATGAAAGGCTATACCCCCGAAGGCTTTAAAGGTCAGGCCTTCCACCTCCACATAAGATACTCCGGCGACTGGGACGAACTCTATTTCCGCGACTACCTTCTCTCCCATCCCGACACGGCGCAAGCCTACGGAGAATTGAAAGTCAAACTACAAAAAGAGTACGAACATGACCGCGACGGCTACACCGATGCAAAAACCGGTTTCATCCGCGAAATAACAAACCGGGCAAAAGAACAGATTACCCATCCTTCAACAACAGAATAA
- a CDS encoding signal peptidase II, with protein MKTREIIWWTLLLIFIDQATKIVIYHFYMDTHFDIIPSLFEFRPVFNDKHSYVNYLLNQKLNINIDFWIHMVIFAIAECIILALYVLLRSLSKKTKLLDIAIIFQTAGIICALLGNIVWEKGVLDFIYLKPLFIFDLKDIYLNTFTVFFLIYVHKHREKVRTLKIKDVFNHLRNR; from the coding sequence ATGAAAACCAGAGAGATTATATGGTGGACACTCCTGCTGATCTTCATCGATCAGGCGACAAAGATCGTGATCTATCATTTTTATATGGACACTCATTTCGATATTATCCCTTCGCTCTTCGAGTTCAGGCCGGTATTCAACGACAAACACAGCTACGTCAACTACCTCCTGAACCAGAAACTGAATATCAATATAGACTTTTGGATACACATGGTCATCTTCGCCATTGCCGAATGTATCATACTGGCATTATACGTATTATTGAGAAGCCTGTCAAAAAAGACAAAGCTCCTCGACATTGCCATCATCTTCCAAACAGCGGGGATTATCTGTGCTTTGCTCGGCAATATCGTCTGGGAAAAGGGGGTATTGGATTTCATCTACCTCAAACCCTTGTTTATTTTCGACCTGAAAGATATATACTTAAATACTTTTACCGTTTTCTTTCTTATATATGTACACAAGCACAGGGAAAAAGTAAGGACATTAAAAATAAAAGACGTCTTCAACCATCTCCGTAACAGATAG
- a CDS encoding AraC family transcriptional regulator, translating to MRSSTENIYQEKVNQVIDYISANLHQPLQLDVIAGRICVSRRQLLRIMRSALDESLYAYMARQRMERAIMYMQTEEMTLAELAARVGYDNPQSFSKAFRKLFGISPKAYINELNARLQEYVKSSGGKYETVPSEICEEEDLNLIYIRIVGQYGEEKPYETAWNKLIKFLEEKQALSAATRFIGLSFDDPNVTTAGQCRFYACATVDKPVEAAGVFGTLRLRKGKYAVYTLKGSYSSLQEFYNNISVSFNHTIRHGMPFEEYIHYTGTDSEAALTKIYIPIK from the coding sequence ATGCGAAGCAGTACCGAAAATATCTATCAGGAAAAGGTAAACCAGGTAATCGATTACATCAGCGCTAACCTGCACCAGCCGTTACAACTGGACGTTATAGCCGGAAGGATCTGTGTATCCCGGCGGCAGTTGCTCCGCATCATGCGCTCCGCCCTCGACGAATCCCTCTATGCCTACATGGCCAGGCAGCGGATGGAACGGGCCATCATGTATATGCAGACGGAGGAGATGACGCTTGCCGAGCTGGCCGCGCGGGTAGGCTACGACAATCCGCAATCGTTCTCGAAAGCCTTCAGGAAGCTGTTCGGAATCTCGCCGAAAGCCTATATCAACGAGTTGAACGCCCGCTTGCAGGAATATGTGAAAAGCAGCGGTGGCAAATACGAAACCGTCCCTTCGGAAATCTGCGAGGAGGAAGACCTAAATCTGATTTATATCCGCATCGTGGGACAATACGGGGAGGAAAAGCCTTACGAAACGGCCTGGAACAAGCTGATAAAGTTCCTGGAAGAAAAGCAGGCACTATCCGCCGCCACCCGCTTCATCGGCCTGAGCTTCGACGATCCGAACGTCACCACAGCCGGACAATGCCGCTTCTACGCCTGTGCAACGGTGGATAAGCCGGTCGAAGCGGCAGGCGTCTTCGGCACACTCCGGCTGCGGAAAGGGAAATATGCCGTTTATACGTTGAAAGGCAGTTATTCCAGCCTGCAGGAGTTTTACAACAACATCAGCGTCAGCTTCAACCACACCATCCGCCACGGGATGCCTTTCGAGGAATACATCCATTACACCGGGACGGACAGCGAAGCGGCTCTAACCAAGATTTACATACCCATAAAATAA
- a CDS encoding N-acetyltransferase produces the protein METKYITLTKENIATEHICCAFSDKKCKESYELKKEWLRKEFDNGYVFRRLDERAKVFIEYVPAEKAWVPVDAPGYLMINCFWVSGQYKGCGHGKALLQSAIDDARAQGKAGLVTVAGTSKFHFMSDTKWLLRQGFQTVEKLPDGFSLLALKIDSEAPDPSFRASVRSGECEEKNGAVVYYTNRCPFTEFHVRGTLAEMAERKGIPLKIIKLETMEQAQDAPTPATLFTLFYNGKFVTTDVSVCMEKRFEKIVGI, from the coding sequence ATGGAAACGAAATACATCACCCTGACGAAGGAAAACATCGCAACCGAACATATCTGCTGCGCCTTCTCCGACAAGAAATGCAAGGAAAGTTACGAGCTGAAAAAGGAATGGCTCAGGAAAGAGTTCGATAACGGATACGTATTCCGCCGTCTCGACGAACGCGCCAAGGTATTTATCGAATATGTTCCCGCCGAAAAGGCATGGGTTCCCGTCGATGCCCCCGGTTATCTGATGATAAACTGCTTCTGGGTTTCAGGGCAGTACAAAGGATGCGGGCACGGAAAGGCCCTGTTGCAATCCGCCATCGACGATGCCAGGGCACAGGGAAAGGCGGGGCTGGTCACCGTAGCGGGCACCTCCAAGTTCCATTTTATGAGCGACACCAAATGGCTTTTGCGCCAAGGTTTCCAAACGGTTGAGAAGCTGCCTGACGGTTTCAGCCTGCTGGCTTTGAAAATCGACTCCGAAGCCCCCGACCCGTCGTTCAGGGCAAGCGTGCGAAGCGGGGAATGCGAGGAGAAGAACGGCGCGGTCGTCTATTACACCAACCGTTGCCCGTTCACGGAATTTCATGTACGCGGTACGCTGGCAGAGATGGCCGAAAGGAAAGGTATACCGCTGAAAATCATCAAACTGGAGACGATGGAACAGGCACAGGACGCTCCTACCCCGGCTACCCTGTTCACTCTTTTCTACAACGGGAAGTTCGTTACGACCGACGTCAGCGTATGTATGGAGAAGCGGTTCGAGAAGATTGTCGGGATTTAG